Genomic DNA from Lactuca sativa cultivar Salinas chromosome 8, Lsat_Salinas_v11, whole genome shotgun sequence:
gcaaataataattttccaagatttacatcctaactaccatgttatggggtacttgactCATAAAacactagtagaattacataccttttagtagtggttgattgtttggagtttgagagcctagcaccaataatgtggatgcctcaaatggaagtcacaaatcatcgcaaactttggaaacttgagagagtaGTAGCACACTTCTAGAAATCGGCCACACGTTagttctcacacacactagtgtcatttcatgtgccaaggacccctttatatagtgtggtgaaTTAGgcttacatccatgtaaaccctaatacccatgacctttcatttccataagatccatgggttaaagctctatGAACTTTGTATGCAAGCTTAGCcaattctaaataagcattagcccacactatataaatacaagagcctatatttaattagtcacattttttatcaccaaattaattctaaattaattttagatcaatactaatcaaataatatgatttcatattaatatattataacttataatatattaacaaatcataaatctactattctcaaaagattatccatataaattgtttgggtgaagtgcaacccaaattgaccatgtcgagtcgggtcaagtacatcttaaatatagttatggacttagacaccttatctaacaatTAACCCAAAACAATAAGTTGTTTTAgccaaataaaaaatatctcaAAATCAATCAGGGGTAAGAATGGGGGTAACCCAGGAATTCGGGGGAGGGGTGGGTATGAATAGGGATGTTGTAAATTTCAAAACGGGGGATGCAAtccccgtcccgtttgcccccgttgacatccttATTGCTTACATGAAACACGGTTGTGAATCGGGTTATGTTAGGATTTTATCCATGGATTTTTTAGTCTTTGGGCAAATGTTACTTTAGCTCAACCAAGTTTGGTCATTTCACCTATGTAGTCActcaagtgtttttttttttgcgcAATTAGTCCTTAAAGTAAGAAACTACATGTCAACTACACCATTATGCAGTTGGCAATGGGAATGACGAGTTGCATTCTTCATATGCCATTTAAATGAATTACACAAAAATGTTTTTGAAGGTCACGCCATCAATACACCTCACATTTCAATTTTATTCAATCTCATTCTCCAACAAATCAAAAGAAAATCAATCTCCTCCTTCGACATTCCTCCAGTTTTTCCATCACCCACCATCCAATCTCTAGAAAACTATTGTCTCATTGCTTAGAAatgaagaaaaaacaaaaaatgataaaaaaaaaaacacaaaactcCGACTTTAAATTCTTTTCACATTTTATGCCTTCTTTTAGCATGTTTTTCACTGTAACTAACCTCCCATCCAGTTAGTTGATTATTAGAAAGATCGAGAGTTGATTATGTTGCCAGAGTATTCCAGATGACGCTAACACAACGGTGCAGCTATTTGAATGGAGTACTAGAGATTTTACTTCAGTTAGTCGACCAAATATCTCTTGTGTGTTTCCTCTACAATTGTTCCTGCTTAAATTGTAAATTGATTAAAGTCGTCGGAATCTCGCTGGTGAAAGTTTTGTTGCCTAAGTAATGTTGTCaaagatttggaattaattcaACCTCTCCTAGGATTTTCCCAAAAAATAGTCTCCCCACAAGTTCAAGATTGTTAAACTCTTTCAATTTGAAATGGTCATCAGGATTTCctttagaaaaacaaaaataaaaacaaaaaattcaatAGATTGAAGTAACATAACCCTAAGTAACATAAATCCTTTACCTATCATTGTTTACCAAAATCCTTCAAACGAACAACTTTCAAATTAGAAATAGGAACATGACAAGAGAGTATGAGGCGGTAGGTTTTGATATATTATATCCAGTTTTGTAAGCAGCATATGGGGTTCATTGCATCAGTAAAAATGGCAAAACCCCTTGGTAAAAGGTCATTTCAAATAAGCAAATCATTTAACCTAGACCCATGGGTTGGAATTGTTTGGTGAAAATGAAACAGGATGTTGCAGTAGTGAAGGTGTGACAACGAAGACGTTCATGGTGGGGGAGAAAAGAGTAAGGAGGCAATGAGATAAGGAGCAACATTGCTTGTGGTGGGGTTCGTTACCAGGGAGGTAGACAAGGTAGACGAAGGATGGTGGTGATAGTAATTTAGGGCTTTGAAATAAAAAAGAAAGCCAAGGAGATAAAGGTTTGATGTTTAATTTCGATAAAAGCCACTTCGACCAAAATATTACCAGTGAAAGCGGAATTAAATTGGATAGTTCATCTATTTAACATAAAAGTCAAACTGATACTTTCAGGActaattgcaaaaaaaaaaaaacaaaacaaaacaaaacaaaacaaaacaaaaaaaacttgaCTAGCTCAATGAATAAAATGACCAAACTTTGTTGTGTTACAAGAGTATTTTCCAATAGTCTTTATGTAATAGTGTTATAAGAACCATGTTTTGGGCCCTAATTTCTTTTTTTAACTTGGACGTCCTAAGATGTAATTTTGTTGTGCTTTTGGTCtttattttacatttttgttgTACATTTGGTCCCTATCACatataaaaaaactattttgttcttttttttaataattttttatttattccttaatttattaattatttaaacaataaaattaataatagttAACTAAAGTACAAACACTCAAAGGAAATGTTCAACCACATTAACACACCCATTTCCCCCTCCCTTCCCCCTTCTGTCATATCTTATCTGACCAACAACTACCCACCCCTCATTGTCTTGTTCGCCTTCTCCGACAAGCTAAAGAAAAATTAAAACCAGAAAAATTACAAACTCAAACCTTATGCAACCTGAAGCTCTCTAGTGCCCAGTAAGCAATCGATAAACCAAACCCGATTTATGATTCATACAAAACCCTTTCTGATTGCTAATTCCCCCACACAGCCCAAATTTGCAACAAACAAGAGTGTATTCACCTATAGCTGTAATCTTAAAGCAAGAACTTAAATTGaatttgttgatgattccgatGAGGTTCACAAGACACCTAGTCCACCAAAATTCATTACATTTACTCCAAACTCGTCATATTGCATACTTGGTAAAGTCATTTTTGGCAACCAGGAATACATGATCTAAGAAAACCAAATAGAACACTAGTGCTTAATTTTTTACCGAAGATACAACATAGACAAGACTGATTTGTAACTAAATGGAAATTCTCTCGGGCAATTCCTTGAACCTAAAACAATATCAACAAACAAACATTGAAAATCGGTTTGTAAATACCTATATCAACGAACAACCTACAATCAACACCCGGTTCATGCAACTTAAACATTGATGTTTGTTGGAGAAATAGAGAGAGGCGAAGCACACCGAAGAAATAGACAAAGCCCGGTGGACGATTGCTTCACCATAGAGGCCGTTGAACGATTGCTTGGCGATGGAGGCCGGGGGACGTTGCTTGACATTGAAGATAGGACAGGTAGCGATGGCGGCAATGTCGTTAGTCGCAAGCTTGCAATCAGTGGCGGACGCAGAACATTTTCGTTGGGTGGCACTaaatttttttccaaataaatttaTATTAGTAGTGTCACTCGTGTTTTAAGCCGGTGCACCCAatagaaaaaacattaaaaaaaaaatttacacaACGTGTCGGCGTCGGAGCAGTGGCTCGGGACCCCTGGGGCACCATTAAGGTCTGCCACTGCTTGCAACGGTGGACATATGGGAAGGAGGAGATTAAAGTTGACAGTGAGTAGGGTTGGGAGGCAGAGCTGGCTGTGGTGAGGTTTAGATGGAGGAGGGTTGGAGATTACAATCAAGGTGCAAAAGAGGGGGTGTAGGGGAAGTGAGTTTTCTATGTGAGACCATATggattattttaataaatatcttttctaaataataaaaaatctGGACATTAAGTTATAAGGTTAAAAcggtatttttatgttattaggGACCAAATACacaacaaaataaaatttaaaggatcgtccgaaaaaaaaaaaaaaagttaaagacTAAACATGTAAATTACCTAAATCCACAAGAACCATCCACATAAATTACTCTTTTCTTAGGAAGATATGATTGTCAAGAATCTCAATTACAAAATGATGAAAAAAGTTTCGTTGGTAattgattttaaaatatcatcTTAAAATACCAACCGAGGGAAGTCGTTTCTAAATTAGCAACAGAGATTCTGTCCTAAATCCAGAATGGTCGATTTATATTAATCAGTCGCTAATGTCTAGGAAATACACTGAAAATAACTGACGGGACATCCGTCGCTGAATTATATTCCGCGCTAATTGTATCGCTAATCTAAAAGCAAGGttatatgataaaaattaaaaagtaGGCTTCCATTTTAGGACGTTAATCCGTATATTTAAACACCAAACAAAAAACTACAAATGAATACCAATCGAATGCATGGCCAAACAAAATTCAAGTTCATCTAATTAAAATCGTTCGGATTGTAACTTATCTGATAAATTTCATctctaaaaaaaaaattaaacattctcCTACATTATATTTCTACTCGTTAAATGTACAAATGTGTCATATTAATGACatatttaatgaaattaataatattttaatccaCTTTTTATCATTTCGTATGGTACGGACGAATAGGAATAAAATATAGGAGGtatttaatttcttataaaaaaaaaatatccaACAAATTGAACATTcttaaggtttttaaaaaaacCGATAGACAATAAAATGTCCATGTGGTTTTATAGATTAATAATAACGACCCCTTAATCGATGATTGAGAAAATTATAAATGAATTTCACTTGACATCAAAGGATATAGCATCTCATGTGTTTTTCCCTGCTAAGTAATCCAACATATATTCCAGACAGCTGTTATGAACGGAATCACGTACCACTGATCAGAGATACCTCATTCCCTAGCCAAGGGGTACCCAAAAATTAATTCTTTCTTTTCAGGTTACATGGAATATCACAAACGTGTATCAACTGATCCATATAAAATCCTATCTGTCTCATTCTTCTTAATTAGTTTATGTAGAAGTAGGTGATACTCTAAAAAACAAGCAACTAGAACCTATAATTATCATTATCTCATGTACGATTTCATTTCTATTATTTTTCTGTTGTCGATTGGAATTGGTCAGAATGAAGCAAGCAAGTAGATTCTCTTCGAATCTATATTATAAAATccagccaaagtcaaccaaaaAGGTTCCTTCATAATTTAGAAAGATTAGTTAATTGGTGTCTTAATTAGTTCCATATTCGGCCTGCTTAATTGGATAAGGTTTTCGATTTTTGGAGGTAATGAAACCAAACAGGGGTTCTTAGTAAACTgcaaaacaaaattaaagttgTCTTGAAAAACACTTCGAAATTTCCAAGCAAATACGATCTTTATATTTTAGACATGGTCTATGATTGTGATGCATTAGAACgtttaaaaatacaaaatatgTTTTAGTTATATGATTAGAGCCTAGTAGGTATTAATGAAATAAGAGTTGACAAAGATAAAGTAGTTCAAGTATGCACAAGAATAGAAAGTTGACAAGTATAATTCGTTGAGAAGTAAATTTCCAATGGCTCTTGGATACAATTTGAATAAGTCCTTCTTTTCTTTGCATCTATAAAACCAAAACTGTCTTTGCTTTCATAATCATCAATCCCATTGTGTGTTTTGGAAGAAATGGCATACAAAAAACACATTTCTTCACTTCTTCTTCAACTTATTCTTCTTGCCTTTGTTTTTGTCTCTGCCAATGGCAGTTACCTCAAGTTAGGGTTCTACCAAAAAACATGCCCTAATGTAGAGGCTATCGTAGCAAAGGTGACTGCTGATCACATTTCTGTAGCTCCATCTCTTGCAGCTCCTTTGCTCCGCATGCACTTTCATGATTGTTTTATTAGGGTACGTCGAATAGTATTAATTACTCGTTTGTTGAATTTTTATAAAGTTTATTTTCGTCAAACTTAACTTAGTAGTAATTAATATCCATGCGTTAGGGTATGTACATAACTTTATCTCTTAAGCTAATGGTGTTTGATTATGCTGCAGGGATGTGATGGGTCTGTACTATTAGACTCTACCAAAACTAACGCAGCCGAGAAAGTTGGACCTCCCAATCTTTCGCTCAGAGGTTATCAAGTTATTGACGCTGCAAAATCTGCATTAGAAAAAGAATGTCCTGGTGTTGTTTCTTGTGCAGATATCTTATCTTTGGTAGCTCGTGACGCAGTCTACCAGGTACTAATGAATTAATATAAGCGATTTCATGATGAACAAATATATTGGTCTTGAAAAAGCCACTCaaaaaagtaaattttaaaaaaaatacgtatgtgtttttttttttctagattaaaGGACCATGGTGGCCAGTTCCTTTAGGGAGAAGAGATGGAAGAGTATCGATAGCATTGGAGAGTTTATCACTACCTGCTCCCTTTGGCAACATTGCTCAACTCAAAGCACAGTTTGCCTCCAAAGGCTTGAGTGTAAAGGATCTTGTAGTCCTTTCAGGTATTTTTGTCGTATTTCCTTCCCCGaggttgattaatttaattattgaTGTTGAATTTATAAGGAAATGAAATAAATGGAGATAGAATAAAATAGATTGGTTTAAGATCTTGCATGTTCATACAGGAGGACACACTATAGGAACTTCTCAATGCTCTACCATTGTAATTCG
This window encodes:
- the LOC111903792 gene encoding peroxidase 27, with the translated sequence MAYKKHISSLLLQLILLAFVFVSANGSYLKLGFYQKTCPNVEAIVAKVTADHISVAPSLAAPLLRMHFHDCFIRGCDGSVLLDSTKTNAAEKVGPPNLSLRGYQVIDAAKSALEKECPGVVSCADILSLVARDAVYQIKGPWWPVPLGRRDGRVSIALESLSLPAPFGNIAQLKAQFASKGLSVKDLVVLSGGHTIGTSQCSTIVIRLYNFTGKGDTDPTLDPKYVPFLKKKCKPTDTTTLLEMDPGSFRTFDEDYYTIVMKRRGLFQSDAALLDDKETSAYVKFQAQSHGSTFFKDFEESMVKMGQIEVLTGSAGEIRKHCALVN